A window of Paenibacillus sp. 19GGS1-52 contains these coding sequences:
- a CDS encoding PQQ-binding-like beta-propeller repeat protein, which translates to MNISIFQKITAILTTITILLPLTGDGVASMAFAEKAELSTGYSNYSKVVAPVLKPAWSSPVAILDNGPTGRQVTALAENGKVFVLQKSNKLAALNASSGKKLWEFGTTLAPLFTYSNGYVYGMTRSGSLYAISEAGKQIWSTALSYPHADSIEHIGSTLYVTQAEQLAAVDAATGKIKWKISENSNIYIGLTDVMETEGVLIRNYISEGVISLGEIVAYDAKTGKKLWEKYRQDMPLAIKNGLLYSITATEMFEDDPVNRKIKVSVFNLKSGELKGERQYKWTDTESDGGFISGGAYGSAFLDGNNFYVFQGKMLAKYDFWNYTEEGKPVQEWQQTLNKEDFPLNKVLQNRMFYKDYATGAIWAIKLANGANGQIVRFNQGENPTVQTDIFGSVVYTGQSDGLFHAYDMLSLKPIFTVNTGSREFGPSLKTGAMLIVQTGGKLLGIKLPASIKP; encoded by the coding sequence ATGAATATCTCTATATTCCAAAAGATTACCGCCATCCTGACAACTATCACTATCCTCCTACCTCTAACTGGCGATGGAGTTGCATCTATGGCTTTTGCAGAAAAAGCTGAATTAAGTACGGGTTATTCTAATTATAGTAAGGTCGTAGCTCCAGTACTAAAACCTGCGTGGTCCTCACCTGTTGCTATACTGGATAATGGTCCAACTGGACGGCAAGTCACTGCCCTCGCAGAGAATGGCAAAGTCTTTGTATTGCAAAAAAGCAATAAGCTTGCAGCTTTAAATGCTTCTTCAGGCAAAAAACTGTGGGAATTCGGAACCACCTTGGCTCCTCTTTTCACTTACAGCAACGGCTATGTGTACGGGATGACCAGAAGCGGTTCACTATATGCTATTTCCGAGGCAGGGAAACAGATCTGGTCCACTGCTTTGTCCTATCCCCATGCCGACAGCATAGAGCATATCGGGTCCACTCTTTATGTTACACAAGCTGAACAGTTAGCAGCGGTTGATGCTGCCACTGGCAAGATCAAATGGAAAATTTCCGAAAATAGCAATATTTACATAGGATTAACCGATGTCATGGAAACTGAAGGAGTACTCATCAGGAATTATATCTCAGAAGGAGTCATCTCCCTTGGGGAGATAGTAGCTTATGATGCTAAGACAGGCAAGAAGCTATGGGAGAAATATCGTCAAGACATGCCGCTTGCCATAAAGAACGGTCTCCTGTATTCAATCACGGCTACAGAGATGTTTGAGGATGATCCGGTCAACCGCAAAATTAAAGTTTCTGTATTCAACCTGAAGAGTGGGGAATTAAAGGGTGAACGTCAATATAAATGGACTGATACTGAGAGTGATGGGGGGTTCATATCAGGAGGTGCTTATGGATCAGCATTTCTGGACGGAAATAACTTCTATGTATTTCAGGGGAAAATGCTGGCTAAATATGATTTTTGGAATTATACGGAGGAAGGAAAACCCGTTCAAGAGTGGCAACAGACCCTCAATAAAGAGGACTTTCCGTTGAATAAAGTACTTCAGAACCGGATGTTTTATAAAGATTATGCTACAGGTGCAATATGGGCCATCAAGCTAGCCAATGGGGCGAATGGACAAATAGTCCGCTTTAATCAGGGTGAGAATCCCACCGTACAGACCGATATCTTCGGCAGTGTAGTTTATACAGGACAGTCGGATGGTTTATTCCATGCCTATGACATGTTATCTCTGAAACCTATCTTCACAGTCAATACGGGTTCCCGCGAGTTTGGACCTTCGCTCAAAACAGGAGCTATGCTGATCGTCCAGACGGGTGGGAAACTGCTGGGGATCAAGCTGCCCGCTTCCATAAAACCCTAA
- a CDS encoding DUF6258 family protein translates to MMDNQTNPNDLINTIYLGDRACKSILIDGWNELVKIQVDSISRVRGETWNYYLDEDIENGFIVFSGIQSIQFEPSGFILNDSINYLKVEQTDIEDHFLFLFSAYSANENNDYQEVVIKFIAREIYLEDPLHPNVKITK, encoded by the coding sequence ATGATGGACAACCAGACGAATCCTAACGATTTAATTAATACGATATATCTTGGCGATAGAGCCTGTAAAAGTATACTTATTGATGGTTGGAATGAGTTGGTTAAAATTCAAGTCGACTCAATTTCAAGGGTTAGAGGCGAAACTTGGAATTATTACTTAGACGAAGATATTGAAAATGGATTTATTGTGTTTTCTGGTATTCAATCTATACAATTTGAGCCAAGCGGATTTATTCTAAACGACAGTATAAATTATTTGAAAGTGGAGCAAACGGATATTGAGGATCATTTTTTATTTCTGTTTTCCGCATATTCTGCAAACGAAAATAATGATTATCAAGAAGTTGTGATCAAATTTATAGCACGGGAAATTTATTTGGAAGACCCGTTACATCCAAATGTAAAAATAACAAAATAA
- a CDS encoding ferritin — protein sequence MKDELVKTLNDQMNFEFYSAHVYLAMAAYCSGESLDGFANFFLVQAEEERFHAMKIFKFLNDRDNRATLAALPEPKNEYSSMLDAFETAFAHEQQNTGKFYHLADLALDAREHATIYFLKWFIDEQVEEEALFSNIIQKLKRIEKDSNAFYMLDAEFAARSFTPPAE from the coding sequence ATGAATTAGTGAAAACACTAAATGATCAGATGAACTTTGAATTCTATTCCGCTCATGTTTACCTGGCAATGGCTGCGTATTGTTCAGGTGAAAGCTTGGATGGGTTCGCGAATTTCTTTCTCGTGCAGGCAGAAGAAGAACGGTTTCACGCCATGAAAATATTCAAATTCCTCAATGATCGCGATAATCGTGCTACGCTCGCAGCATTGCCGGAGCCGAAGAATGAGTATTCTTCTATGCTGGATGCCTTTGAAACAGCCTTTGCCCATGAACAGCAAAATACAGGGAAATTCTATCACTTGGCAGATTTGGCGCTTGATGCACGTGAGCATGCGACTATCTACTTCCTGAAATGGTTCATTGATGAACAAGTCGAAGAAGAAGCCCTCTTCAGCAACATCATTCAAAAGCTTAAGCGTATCGAAAAAGATAGCAATGCCTTCTACATGCTGGATGCCGAGTTCGCCGCACGTTCATTTACACCACCTGCGGAATAA